The following are encoded together in the Tripterygium wilfordii isolate XIE 37 chromosome 18, ASM1340144v1, whole genome shotgun sequence genome:
- the LOC119984878 gene encoding E3 ubiquitin-protein ligase SINAT5-like: MEMQSIECVPSLDGMDEDEMHRHHSQFPSIAVSKPLGNIMSPGIHPGTTSVHELLECPVCTNSMYPPIHQCHNGHTLCSTCKTRVHNRCPTCRQELGDIRCLALEKVAESLELPCKYMSLGCPEICPYYSKLKHESLCNFGTYNCPYAGSECSVVGDITFLVAHLRDDHKVDMHSGCTFNHRYVKANPRRVENATWMLTVFHCFGQYFCLHFEAFQLGMAPVYMAFLRFMGDEIEARNYSYSLEVGGNGRKLIWEGTPRSVRDSHRKVRDSHDGLIIQRNMALFFSGGDRKELKLRVTGRIWKEQQNPEGGACIPNLCSL, translated from the exons ATGGAGATGCAGAGCATTGAATGTGTGCCATCCTTGGATGGGATGGATGAGGATGAGATGCATCGCCACCATTCCCAGTTCCCTTCGATAGCGGTTTCAAAGCCTCTCGGCAATATTATGTCTCCGGGAATTCATCCCGGCACCACCAGTGTCCACGAGCTTCTCGAATGCCCCGTTTGTACCAATTCTATGTACCCGCCGATTCATCAG TGCCATAATGGACATACGCTCTGTTCCACCTGTAAAACAAGGGTGCATAACAGATGCCCCACTTGTAGGCAGGAGCTTGGAGATATACGATGTCTAGCATTGGAAAAAGTGGCGGAATCACTTGAACTGCCTTGCAAGTACATGTCGCTCGGATGCCCTGAGATTTGTCCCTACTACAGTAAACTCAAACATGAGTCTTTGTGTAACTTCGGGACATACAACTGTCCATATGCTGGATCAGAGTGTTCTGTTGTTGGGGATATCACATTTCTTGTTGCTCATTTGAGGGACGATCATAAGGTGGACATGCATTCTGGATGCACTTTTAACCATCGTTATGTCAAGGCCAATCCGCGTCGAGTGGAAAATGCTACATGGATGTTAACT GTATTTCATTGCTTTGGTCAATACTTCTGTCTCCATTTTGAGGCTTTCCAGCTCGGGATGGCTCCTGTTTATATGGCATTCCTCCGTTTCATGGGTGATGAGATAGAAGCCCGGAACTACAGCTACAGTCTGGAGGTGGGAGGGAATGGCCGGAAACTAATTTGGGAAGGCACTCCAAGAAGCGTAAGAGATAGCCACCGAAAGGTTAGAGACAGCCATGACGGACTCATCATACAGCGTAACATGGCCCTCTTCTTCTCAGGAGGGGATAGGAAAGAGTTGAAACTAAGGGTTACAGGTCGGATATGGAAAGAACAGCAAAATCCAGAGGGCGGGGCGTGCATACCCAACCTTTGTAGTTTGTAG
- the LOC119984377 gene encoding dynamin-related protein 1B isoform X1, whose translation MENLISLVNKIQRACTALGDHGEESALPTLWDSLPAIAVVGGQSSGKSSVLESIVGKDFLPRGAGIVTRRPLVLQLHRIDEGREYAEFMHLPKKKFTDFAAVRKEISDETDRETGRSKQISTVPIHLSIFSPNVVNLTLVDLPGLTKVAVEGQHESIVQDIENMVRSYIEKPNCIILAISPANQDLATSDAIKISREVDPKGERTFGVLTKIDLMDQGTNAVDILEGKSYKLQYPWIGVVNRSQADINKSVDMIAARRREREYFANSPEYKHLAQRMGSEHLGKMMSKHLERVIKSRIPGLQSLIAKTITELETELSRLGKPIATDAGGKLYMIMEICRSFDQIFKEHLDGARSGGDKIYGVFDNQFPAALKRLQFDKHLSMDNVRKLITEADGYQPHLIAPEQGYRRLIESCLVSIRGPAEAAVDAVHAILKELVQRAIGATMELKQYPTLRVEVSTAAIESLERMKEESKKATLLLVDMECGYLTVEFFRKLPQDIEKGGNPTHSIFDRYNDSYLRRVGSTVLSYVNMISSCLRNSIPKSIVYCQVREAKRSLLDFYFTELGKKESKQLATLLDEDPAVMQRRTSIGKRLELYRQAQAEIDAVAWSK comes from the exons ATGGAGAATTTGATATCCTTGGTGAACAAGATACAGAGGGCGTGTACGGCACTCGGCGATCACGGGGAAGAGAGCGCTTTGCCCACCCTCTGGGATTCCTTGCCCGCCATTGCCGTCGTCGGAGGCCAG AGCTCTGGAAAATCCTCGGTGCTGGAGAGCATTGTTGGAAAGGATTTTTTACCTCGTGGGGCAG GGATTGTTACACGCCGTCCTCTTGTCTTGCAGCTTCATAGGATTGATGAAGGTAGAGAATACGCGGAATTCATGCATCTACCCAAAAAGAAGTTTACTGATTTCG CTGCTGTAAGGAAGGAGATATCTGATGAGACTGATCGAGAGACGGGCCGCTCCAAGCAAATCTCAACTGTTCCGATTCATCTCAGCATTTTTTCCCCCAATG TGGTAAACTTGACACTGGTTGATCTTCCTGGGCTTACAAAAGTGGCCGTTG AGGGCCAACATGAAAGCATTGTCCAAGACATTGAAAATATGGTTCGGTCATACATTGAAAAG CCTAACTGTATTATTCTGGCAATTTCCCCTGCGAATCAAGATCTTGCTACTTCTGATGCGATTAAGATATCTCGTGAAGTTGATCCTAAAG GGGAAAGGACATTTGGAGTTTTGACAAAGATTGATCTTATGGACCAGGGTACTAATGCAGTTGAT ATTCTGGAGGGGAAGTCATATAAACTACAGTATCCTTGGATTGGCGTTGTAAATCGGTCTCAAGCAGATATTAACAAAAGTGTTGATATGATCGCTGCTCGGCGTAGGGAGCGGGAGTATTTTGCTAATAGCCCAGAGTATAAGCATCTTGCTCAGAGGATGGGCTCTGAGCATTTGGGAAAGATGATGTCTAAG cACTTGGAACGTGTCATCAAGTCACGAATCCCAGGCCTTCAGTCTCTCATTGCCAAAACCATCACTGAACTGGAGACAGAATTAAGCCGTCTTGGGAAGCCTATTGCCACTGATGCTGGG GGGAAGTTGTACATGATAATGGAAATTTGTCGTTCATTTgatcaaatattcaaagaacATCTTGATGGCGC ACGTTCTGGTGGTGATAAAATCTATGGTGTgtttgacaatcaatttcctgCTGCTCTAAAGAGGTTGCAATTTGACAAACATCTTTCAATGGATAATGTGCGAAAGCTAATCACTGAAGCTGATGGATATCAACCACATCTAATAGCTCCTGAACAAGGGTATCGCCGTCTTATTGAATCTTGTTTGGTCAGTATAAGAGGTCCTGCTGAGGCAGCTGTTGATGCG GTTCATGCTATACTAAAGGAGCTAGTTCAGAGGGCTATTGGTGCAACCATG GAACTCAAACAATATCCCACTCTGCGAGTGGAAGTTAGCACTGCAGCCATTGAATCACTGGAGAGGATGAAAGAAGAAAGCAAGAAAGCAACTTTACTTCTAGTTGATATGGAATGCGGTTACCTGACAGTAGAGTTTTTCAGAAAGCTTCCTCAAGATATAGAGAAGGGTGGAAATCCTACGCATTCCATTTTTGATAGATATAATGATTCATACCTTCGTCGAGTTG GAAGTACCGTTTTGTCATATGTCAACATGATTTCTTCATGTTTGAGAAACTCCATTCCAAAGTCCATTGTCTACTGTCAAGTGCGGGAGGCCAAACGCAGCTTACTTGACTTTTATTTCACAGAGTTGGGCAAGAAAGAG TCAAAGCAGTTGGCTACATTGTTAGATGAAGATCCAGCAGTCATGCAGCGCCGTACATCCATTGGAAAGAGACTGGAGTTGTACAGGCAGGCTCAAGCAGAGATAGACGCAGTTGCCTGGTCTAAGTAG
- the LOC119984892 gene encoding aspartyl protease family protein 2-like: MEEKGGTTLLFSFILSLLFLSSTALNYQTLVPKPLPSPSTLSWSDFESLSVPELDTNTTILLDVELHHIDALSFNKNPQQLFNLRLQRDAFRVKSLISVADAAAKRPGGNVTRARGAGFSSSVISGLAQGSGEYFTRLGVGTPPRYVYMVLDTGSDVVWIQCAPCRKCYSQSDPVFDPRKSRSFAAVPCGSPLCRKLDSAGCNQRLRKCLYQVAYGDGSFTVGDFSTETLTFRGTRVGRVALGCGHDNEGLFVGAAGLLGLGRGRLSFPTQTGRRFNRKFSYCLVDRSASSRPSSMVFGDAAVSRTARFTPLIANPKLDTFYYVELLGMSVGGTRVAGITGSLFKLDPTGSGGVIVDSGTSVTRLTRPAYIALRDAFRTGAANLKRAPDFSLFDTCFDLSGKTEVKVPTVVMHFGGADVSLPASNYLIPVDSDSTFCFAFAGTMSGLSIIGNIQQQGFRVVYDLAGSRLGFAPRGCA, encoded by the coding sequence atggaagaaaaaggaggaactacccttctcttttccttcattctttcccttctctttctttcctctACCGCTCTCAACTACCAGACCCTTGTACCCAAACCCCTCCCCTCCCCATCAACCCTTTCATGGTCCGACTTCGAAAGTCTATCAGTTCCTGAACTAGACACCAACACCACCATCCTTCTCGACGTGGAGCTGCACCACATCGACGCCTTATCCTTCAACAAGAACCCACAGCAACTCTTCAATCTCAGGCTCCAGCGTGACGCCTTCCGTGTTAAATCCCTGATCTCCGTAGCCGACGCCGCGGCCAAAAGACCCGGCGGGAATGTGACTCGTGCTCGCGGTGCGGGGTTCAGCAGCTCTGTCATATCGGGGCTTGCGCAAGGAAGCGGCGAATACTTCACGCGCTTGGGAGTGGGCACACCGCCTCGATATGTGTACATGGTTCTGGATACTGGAAGCGACGTCGTTTGGATCCAGTGTGCCCCTTGTAGGAAATGCTATTCACAGTCCGACCCGGTTTTCGACCCGAGAAAGTCCAGATCCTTCGCTGCAGTTCCCTGTGGGTCCCCCTTGTGTCGCAAACTTGATTCTGCGGGTTGCAATCAGAGGCTGAGGAAGTGCCTGTATCAGGTCGCTTACGGTGACGGTTCCTTCACCGTTGGCGATTTCTCCACTGAAACGCTGACGTTTAGGGGTACACGAGTGGGGCGAGTCGCGCTCGGTTGTGGTCACGACAATGAGGGCTTATTTGTTGGTGCTGCGGGGTTACTCGGGCTCGGCCGGGGCAGATTATCCTTTCCCACACAAACCGGTCGGCGGTTCAACCGGAAATTCTCTTACTGCTTAGTGGACCGGTCCGCTTCTTCTAGACCGTCCTCAATGGTTTTCGGTGACGCTGCAGTATCGCGAACCGCCCGGTTCACTCCCTTGATCGCGAATCCGAAGCTGGACACGTTCTACTACGTTGAGCTCCTCGGGATGAGTGTCGGTGGCACACGTGTCGCTGGGATCACTGGATCATTATTCAAACTTGACCCGACCGGTAGTGGAGGGGTCATAGTTGACTCTGGTACGTCCGTTACTCGCTTGACTCGACCCGCTTACATTGCTCTGAGGGATGCTTTCCGCACCGGAGCTGCTAATTTGAAGCGAGCACCAGACTTCTCGTTATTCGATACGTGCTTTGATCTGTCGGGGAAGACGGAGGTGAAGGTGCCAACGGTGGTGATGCATTTCGGAGGCGCTGACGTGTCATTGCCGGCGTCGAATTACCTGATTCCGGTGGACAGCGACAGTACATTTTGTTTCGCCTTTGCGGGTACCATGAGTGGGTTGTCGATCATCGGGAATATCCAGCAGCAAGGGTTCCGGGTGGTATACGATTTAGCGGGTTCACGACTCGGGTTTGCTCCACGTGGGTGCGCATAA
- the LOC119984377 gene encoding dynamin-related protein 1B isoform X2 — MENLISLVNKIQRACTALGDHGEESALPTLWDSLPAIAVVGGQSSGKSSVLESIVGKDFLPRGAGIVTRRPLVLQLHRIDEAAVRKEISDETDRETGRSKQISTVPIHLSIFSPNVVNLTLVDLPGLTKVAVEGQHESIVQDIENMVRSYIEKPNCIILAISPANQDLATSDAIKISREVDPKGERTFGVLTKIDLMDQGTNAVDILEGKSYKLQYPWIGVVNRSQADINKSVDMIAARRREREYFANSPEYKHLAQRMGSEHLGKMMSKHLERVIKSRIPGLQSLIAKTITELETELSRLGKPIATDAGGKLYMIMEICRSFDQIFKEHLDGARSGGDKIYGVFDNQFPAALKRLQFDKHLSMDNVRKLITEADGYQPHLIAPEQGYRRLIESCLVSIRGPAEAAVDAVHAILKELVQRAIGATMELKQYPTLRVEVSTAAIESLERMKEESKKATLLLVDMECGYLTVEFFRKLPQDIEKGGNPTHSIFDRYNDSYLRRVGSTVLSYVNMISSCLRNSIPKSIVYCQVREAKRSLLDFYFTELGKKESKQLATLLDEDPAVMQRRTSIGKRLELYRQAQAEIDAVAWSK; from the exons ATGGAGAATTTGATATCCTTGGTGAACAAGATACAGAGGGCGTGTACGGCACTCGGCGATCACGGGGAAGAGAGCGCTTTGCCCACCCTCTGGGATTCCTTGCCCGCCATTGCCGTCGTCGGAGGCCAG AGCTCTGGAAAATCCTCGGTGCTGGAGAGCATTGTTGGAAAGGATTTTTTACCTCGTGGGGCAG GGATTGTTACACGCCGTCCTCTTGTCTTGCAGCTTCATAGGATTGATGAAG CTGCTGTAAGGAAGGAGATATCTGATGAGACTGATCGAGAGACGGGCCGCTCCAAGCAAATCTCAACTGTTCCGATTCATCTCAGCATTTTTTCCCCCAATG TGGTAAACTTGACACTGGTTGATCTTCCTGGGCTTACAAAAGTGGCCGTTG AGGGCCAACATGAAAGCATTGTCCAAGACATTGAAAATATGGTTCGGTCATACATTGAAAAG CCTAACTGTATTATTCTGGCAATTTCCCCTGCGAATCAAGATCTTGCTACTTCTGATGCGATTAAGATATCTCGTGAAGTTGATCCTAAAG GGGAAAGGACATTTGGAGTTTTGACAAAGATTGATCTTATGGACCAGGGTACTAATGCAGTTGAT ATTCTGGAGGGGAAGTCATATAAACTACAGTATCCTTGGATTGGCGTTGTAAATCGGTCTCAAGCAGATATTAACAAAAGTGTTGATATGATCGCTGCTCGGCGTAGGGAGCGGGAGTATTTTGCTAATAGCCCAGAGTATAAGCATCTTGCTCAGAGGATGGGCTCTGAGCATTTGGGAAAGATGATGTCTAAG cACTTGGAACGTGTCATCAAGTCACGAATCCCAGGCCTTCAGTCTCTCATTGCCAAAACCATCACTGAACTGGAGACAGAATTAAGCCGTCTTGGGAAGCCTATTGCCACTGATGCTGGG GGGAAGTTGTACATGATAATGGAAATTTGTCGTTCATTTgatcaaatattcaaagaacATCTTGATGGCGC ACGTTCTGGTGGTGATAAAATCTATGGTGTgtttgacaatcaatttcctgCTGCTCTAAAGAGGTTGCAATTTGACAAACATCTTTCAATGGATAATGTGCGAAAGCTAATCACTGAAGCTGATGGATATCAACCACATCTAATAGCTCCTGAACAAGGGTATCGCCGTCTTATTGAATCTTGTTTGGTCAGTATAAGAGGTCCTGCTGAGGCAGCTGTTGATGCG GTTCATGCTATACTAAAGGAGCTAGTTCAGAGGGCTATTGGTGCAACCATG GAACTCAAACAATATCCCACTCTGCGAGTGGAAGTTAGCACTGCAGCCATTGAATCACTGGAGAGGATGAAAGAAGAAAGCAAGAAAGCAACTTTACTTCTAGTTGATATGGAATGCGGTTACCTGACAGTAGAGTTTTTCAGAAAGCTTCCTCAAGATATAGAGAAGGGTGGAAATCCTACGCATTCCATTTTTGATAGATATAATGATTCATACCTTCGTCGAGTTG GAAGTACCGTTTTGTCATATGTCAACATGATTTCTTCATGTTTGAGAAACTCCATTCCAAAGTCCATTGTCTACTGTCAAGTGCGGGAGGCCAAACGCAGCTTACTTGACTTTTATTTCACAGAGTTGGGCAAGAAAGAG TCAAAGCAGTTGGCTACATTGTTAGATGAAGATCCAGCAGTCATGCAGCGCCGTACATCCATTGGAAAGAGACTGGAGTTGTACAGGCAGGCTCAAGCAGAGATAGACGCAGTTGCCTGGTCTAAGTAG
- the LOC119983305 gene encoding uncharacterized protein LOC119983305: MDCLRPPTPVTHHGFHGTSFFTTNFSFRTCNWRNPDRFHKRLSFSFCSPFYATTRLRVSAQFGRSTTRRNWLRKKLLEDQKVRLNPTSLNPSPDPQVYHNVEILGKNLSGHSENQRDSCYNVVDSSNLGESALLVKLENWVEQYKKDAEFWGIGPTPIFTVFQGLDGNVERVVVDEDEILSRSPVGSGEFEDLREVNSKILYARSLAQKMEKGESVISRNSTIVKFVSSTEKSDFTSTIGVDNVIPRDDTVTKPVSSSEKSDFTSSIRGVVLSPNFVPKLLKFGSIVLCGLIVFGAVKKLLSFGNKEEQLTEQEEETLENPRVEVVQESPEPPIVSFKKPKLDKGELMNSILKAKGLQGRLAVHEHSSSQTTTSVDFDNRIKEIREMARKAHENEGMENSLAEQIDEKRETEDEKLSNEIEMVGRQRVGGAGFLIDISDTKLEEGRVIATSTDEPKGDDTKIFSKVGNNGNENVPVSSIASIEISKDQQSIEQDLMDDGSNFPAVIRKEILPSNATDGELCISKSKPKRMKRRVIRSVEEAREFLVNKRDKQGDIDKTEVNDVQNISGLLSAKRLSSNTGQRVSKDRKVSDVKSEISEYETARKSFTPKDESIPSEDFYSGDRDKGCGEVSISVSTDSEVCIPKENESGTPRRHDSRDAVEGCEGDDKPKPPTSLSHEINGSKERTRHPVKAENWIEKNFHEVEPILKKIGDGFRENYMVARERANEPLDMDLGQLISNANDGELEWMNDENLREIVFQVRENELMGKDPFHLIADEDKLAFFKGLEKKVEKDNEKLSHLHNWLHSNIENLDYGADGISLYDPPEKIIPRWKGPPLEKNPEFLNNFEEQRKAIFAGKTDRSYPAKKDEQNFLQKSTESIGNGNVARNSANQAFVKGVHDRDPKGSKTVIEGSDGTVRSGKKSGKEYWQHTKKWSRGFLESYNAETDPEVKSSMKEMGKDLDRWITEEEIQESADLMSKLPERNKEFMEKKLNKLKREMELFGPQAVVSKYREYADDKEQDYLWWLDLPHVLCIELYTTENEEQKIGFYSLEMAADLELEPKPYHVIAFEDAGDCKNLCYIIQAHMDMLGNGHAFVVARPPKDAFREAKANGFGVTVIRKGELPLNIDQTLEEVEEQVTEIGSKIYHDKITQERSVDTSAIMKGVFGVENTTRRKRSKRKLKNTSRKGR, translated from the exons ATGGACTGTCTGAGACCCCCAACCCCGGTAACCCATCATGGCTTCCATGGTACTTCATTCTTCACAACAAATTTCTCTTTCAGAACTTGCAACTGGAGAAACCCAGATAGATTTCACAAGCGCCTCTCGTTTTCGTTCTGTTCACCCTTCTATGCCACGACACGTTTGCGGGTTTCAGCCCAATTCGGACGATCCACTACTCGTCGAAACTGGCTCCGGAAAAAGCTCCTTGAAGATCAAAAGGTGCGTCTAAATCCCACTTCCTTGAACCCAAGTCCTGATCCTCAAGTTTACCATAATGTTGAAATTCTTGGTAAGAATTTGAGTGGTCACAGTGAAAATCAGAGAGATTCTTGTTATAATGTTGTTGATTCAAGTAATTTGGGTGAATCTGCTTTGTTAGTTAAATTGGAGAATTGGGTTGAACAGTATAAGAAGGATGCAGAGTTCTGGGGAATTGGCCCTACTCCTATTTTTACTGTTTTTCAAGGTCTTGATGGGAATGTTGAGAGGGTTGTGGTTGATGAAGATGAAATATTGAGTAGGAGTCCAGTTGGGAGTGGAGAATTTGAGGACTTAAGAGAAGTGAATTCTAAGATTTTGTATGCAAGAAGTTTAGCTCAAAAGATGGAGAAGGGGGAAAGTGTTATTTCCAGGAATAGTACCATAGTCAAGTTTGTTTCGTCCACCGAGAAGTCTGATTTTACCAGTACCATTGGTGTGGATAATGTTATTCCAAGGGATGATACCGTAACTAAACCTGTTTCATCGAGTGAGAAGTCGGATTTTACTAGTTCAATTCGCGGTGTAGTTCTTAGTCCCAACTTTGTACCAAAACTCTTAAAATTCGGGAGTATTGTGTTGTGTGGTCTTATTGTGTTTGGGGCTGTGAAAAAATTACTCTCTTTTGGAAATAAGGAGGAGCAACTCACAGAACAAGAGGAGGAGACACTGGAAAATCCTAGAGTGGAAGTTGTTCAAGAATCACCAGAACCACCAATAGTTTCCTTCAAAAAGCCTAAGCTTGATAAGGGAGAACTTATGAACTCTATTTTAAAAGCAAAGGGTTTGCAAGGTAGACTGGCAGTGCATGAACATTCCAGTTCTCAAACCACAACCTCTGTAGATTTTGATAATAGAATCAAGGAAATTAGAGAAATGGCCAGGAAAGCCCATGAAAATGAGGGTATGGAAAATTCCCTGGCTGAGCAGATTGATGAAAAACGTGAAACTGAGGATGAGAAACTGTCTAATGAGATTGAAATGGTCGGAAGGCAAAGAGTAGGGGGTGCGGGATTTCTAATTGATATTTCAGATACCAAATTGGAAGAAGGAAGAGTTATAGCTACATCTACAGATGAACCAAAGGGTGATGATACCAAAATTTTCAGTAAGGTAGGAAATAATGGGAATGAGAATGTGCCAGTCTCCAGTATTGCGAGTATAGAAATTTCAAAGGATCAGCAAAGCATTGAACAAGATTTGATGGATGACGGCAGTAATTTCCCAGCTGTGATCAGAAAAGAAATCCTGCCATCTAATGCTACAGACGGTGAATTATGCATCTCAAAGAGTAAGCCCAAAAGAATGAAACGAAGAGTCATCCGATCAGTTGAAGAAGCTAGGGAATTCCTTGTCAACAAACGTGACAAGCAAGGGGACATCGACAAAACTGAAGTTAATGATGTTCAAAATATTTCAGGGTTATTAAGTGCTAAACGACTCAGTAGCAATACAGGCCAGAGAGTGAGCAAGGATAGAAAAGTGTCTGACGTCAAGTCTGAAATATCAGAATATGAAACAGCCAGAAAATCTTTTACTCCTAAGGACGAGTCAATTCCATCGGAAGATTTTTATTCTGGTGATCGTGACAAAGGGTGTGGAGAAGTTTCTATATCTGTCTCTACTGACTCTGAAGTTTGTATTCCGAAGGAGAACGAATCTGGTACACCCAGAAGACATGATTCCAGAGATGCTGTTGAAGGATGTGAAGGGGATGATAAACCAAAACCCCCTACCAGTTTAAGTCATGAAATCAATGGGAGCAAGGAACGTACAAGACATCCTGTAAAAGCAGAAAACTGGATAGAGAAAAATTTTCATGAAGTTGAGCCAATATTGAAAAAGATTGGGGACGGCTTCAGGGAGAATTACATGGTTGCAAGAGAAAGAGCAAATGAACCCTTAGACATGGATCTGGGACAGCTTATCTCCAATGCAAATGATGGTGAACTTGAATGGATGAATGATGAAAATCTTAGAGAAATTGTTTTTCAGGTTCGAGAAAATGAGTTAATGGGGAAGGATCCCTTCCATTTGATAGCTGATGAAGATAAACTTGCATTCTTCAAAGGCCTTGAAAAGAAAGTTGAGAAGGATAATGAAAAGCTATCGCACCTGCACAATTGGCTACATTCAAACATTGAGAATCTTGACTACGGAGCAG ATGGTATTAGCTTGTATGATCCACCAGAAAAGATTATACCGCGCTGGAAAGGACCTCCATTAGAAAAGAATCCTGAGTTCCTCAATAACTTCGAAGAGCAGCGGAAGGCAATTTTTGCTGGGAAAACTGATCGATCCTATCCCGCGAAGAAGGATGAACAGAACTTCCTTCAGAAATCAACAGAATCCATAGGGAATGGGAATGTGGCCAGAAATTCAGCCAACCAAGCTTTTGTAAAAGGAGTGCATGATAGGGATCCAAAAGGTTCGAAAACAGTTATAGAGGGCAGTGATGGCACTGTTAGATCTGGGAAAAAATCTGGTAAGGAGTATTGGCAACACACCAAGAAATGGTCCCGTGGGTTTTTGGAAAGTTATAATGCAGAGACAGATCCAGAAGTCAAGTCCAGTATGAAGGAAATGGGGAAGGATTTGGATAGATGGATCACTGAAGAAGAAATACAGGAATCAGCTGATCTGATGTCCAAACTACCTGAGAGAAATAAAGAATTCATGGAAAAGAAACTCAACAAACTCAAAAGAGAAATGGAATTGTTTGGACCCCAAGCTGTGGTGAGTAAATACCGTGAGTATGCAGATGACAAGGAACAAGATTACTTGTGGTGGTTAGATCTTCCTCATGTACTG TGCATTGAGTTATACACAACTGAGAACGAAGAACAGAAAATAGGATTTTATTCATTGGAGATGGCAGCAGATCTTGAATTGGAGCCAAAACCATATCACGTGATTGCTTTTGAGGATGCTGGTGATTGTAAAAACCTTTGTTACATCATTCAGGCTCATATGGATATGCTTGGGAATGGCCATGCTTTTGTTGTTGCACGCCCGCCTAAG GATGCTTTTCGGGAAGCCAAAGCCAATGGTTTCGGTGTAACTGTCATCAGGAAAGGGGAGCTACCGCTTAACATAGACCAAACACTTGAAGAGGTGGAGGAGCAGGTAACTGAGATTGGGAGCAAGATATACCATGATAAGATTACACAGGAGCGCTCTGTGGATACAAGCGCAATAATGAAGGGTGTTTTCGGTGTGGAAAACACTACTAGGAG AAAACGATCAAAGCGGAAGTTGAAGAATACAAGCCGGAAGGGAAGGTGA
- the LOC119984208 gene encoding cyclic pyranopterin monophosphate synthase, mitochondrial-like: MYLRGLAQSFPQSRRMFCSSRNNNDLTGAIAELNKEMESIFGEPPSSGLAGSVSNDCVAQESHFDSQGLAKSLSDESVSRDSECMSHKTNQNGTGLSHIGHSGEAQMVDVSPKESSKRTAIASCRVILGKKVFEMVAANQMGKGDVLTVAKIAGISGAKHTSSLIPLCHNITLSHVRVDLRLNPKNLSVDIEGEAVSTGKTGVEMEAMTAVTVAGLTVYDMCKAASKHIQITDVQLESKTGGKSGEWSRHK, from the exons TCGGGGACTAGCTCAATCATTTCCTCAATCAAGGAGGATGTTTTGTAGTAGCAGGAACAACAATGATCTTACAGGCGCCATAGCAGAGCTCAATAAG GAAATGGAATCCATTTTTGGTGAACCTCCTTCAAGTGGGCTTGCCGGTTCTGTAAGTAATGACTGTGTGGCACAAGAATCCCACTTTGATTCTCAAGGCCTTGCCAAATCTCTCAGTGATGAGTCTGTGTCTCGAGATTCCGAATGTATGTCTCACAAGACAAATCAAAACGGGACTGGTCTGAGCCATATTGGTCATAGTGGGGAAGCCCAAATGGTGGATGTCTCTCCCAAAGAAAGTAGTAAGAGAACTGCCATTGCTAGCTGCAGGGTAATCCTGGGCAAGAAGGTCTTTGAAATGGTTGCAGCCAACCAGATGGGTAAGGGAGATGTACTTACTGTGGCAAAAATTGCAGGAATAAGTGGTGCAAAGCACACAAGCAGCCTCATACCCCTCTGCCACAATATCACTCTGAGTCATGTTCGTGTTGATCTAAGGTTGAATCCAAAGAATTTGAGTGTGGATATTGAAGGAGAAGCTGTATCAACAGGTAAAACTGGGGTAGAGATGGAAGCAATGACGGCTGTGACAGTTGCTGGCCTCACAGTGTATGATATGTGCAAAGCTGCTTCAAAGCATATCCAGATCACAGATGTGCAACTTGAATCTAAAACTGGTGGGAAAAGTGGAGAGTGGTCCAGGCACAAGTAG